The following nucleotide sequence is from Gordonia jinghuaiqii.
TCGACCTCCTCCGGTGTGGAGAACGCCTCGTAGGCCTCCCCCGCCTCGAGCAGTCGTGCGACGACGTCGGCATGCAGGTCGCGACGCTGCGACTGGCGGTACGGACCGTAGGGACCGCCCACCTCGGGGCCCTCGTCCCAGTCGAGACCGAGCCAGCGCAGGGCGTCGAGGATGGCCTCATAGGACTCCTCGCTGTCCCGCGAGGCGTCGGTGTCCTCGATGCGGAACACGAAGGTGCCGCCGTCGTGGCGGGCCTGGGCGAAATTGAACAGCGCGGTCCGCACGAGTCCCACGTGGGGCGTCCCCGTCGGAGATGGGCAGAATCGGACTCGTACAGCCTCACTACTGGTCATGAGGCTCAGCGTATCGAAGCCGCTTCACCGCCCGGCACCGCGTCGAGGGCGGCTGCCTTCGTCAGGCGCGGTGGCGACCGCAGAAGTCGACGAGAACCCTGTTCACCTCGGCGGGCTGCTCGAGATACCCGAAGTGGCCCGCGCGCTCGATCTCGAGGTACTCGGCCCCCGGAATCGCCTCGGCGACCTCCCTGGCCAGTTTCGGCGGCAGCGTCCGGTCATCGGCGAACCCGACGACCAGCGTGGGCCTGCTGATGCCGCGGTACTTCGCGAGCCGGTCCGCCTCGTGGTTGTGCAGTTCGAGTTGGGCCCGCACGCCCGGGGTGACCACCTGCGGCGAGAAGCCGATGATGTCGAGCCAGTCCCGTGCGGCGCGGTCGTCGTCGAGCGTGTGCGGAGAGAGGTTGAGGTGGGCGGTGATCGCGGCCTCGTACTCCGGCGGGAGCTTGATCTTGTTGTCGTACAGAGCGCGCTCGCCTGCCGAGATCGCTTCTTGCATAGGGGTGTTGCGTCCGTAGGTCGCGAGGAGCACCGCAGCCTTGACGACGTCGGGACGCGCCAGGGCCAGCTCCTGGGTGATGCGGCCCCCCAGCGAGGTCCCGATGACGATCGCGGGGCCGCGACCGAGGTGCTCGATCAGGGCCGCGGTGTCGGCGACCATGTCGTCGAGGGTGAAACCCTCCGCACACTCCGACGACGGGGCGATGCCGCGGTTGTCGAAGGTGACAACGGTGAATCCGGCCTTGACGAGTGCCGGTTCCTGATGGGCCTTCCACACGCGTCCGGGGCTTCCCGTCCCCATGACCATGACCACCAGCGGGCCGCTGCCGACCAGGCTGTAGGAGATGTCGATGCCGTTGACGTGCGCAGTGTTGGGCGCGGTCACTTGTCGACCACCGGATTGGAGAGGGTGCCGATGCCGTCGACCGTCACCGACACGCGTTGGCCGGCGACCATGGGTCCCACGCCTTCCGGGGTGCCCGTGAGGATGACATCGCCGGGGAGCAAGGTCATCACCCGCGTGATCCATTCCACGATCGCGCCGATGTCGTGGAGCATCAACGACGTTCGGGTGCGTTGTTTGACCTCACCGTCGAGTTCGGTGACGAGTTCGGCGTCGGTGGGGTCGAAGTCGGTCTCGATCCAGGGGCCGAGCGGGCAGAACGTGTCGTATCCCTTGGCGCGCGTCCACTGACCGTCGGCCTTCTGCTGATCCCGTGCGGTGACGTCGTTGGCGACGGTGTAGCCGAGGATCACATCTTTGGCCTGCGCAGCCTTCACGTCCTTGCACGGTCGGCCGATGACGATGGCGAGCTCGCCCTCGTAGTCGACCCGTTCCGACGACGGCGGGCGCACGATCGGGACCTCGGGTCCGATGATCGAGGTGTTGGGTTTGAGGAAGATGACCGGAGTGTCCGGTGCCTCACCGCCCATCTCCGCCGCGTGGGCCGCGTAGTTCTTGCCGATACAGATGACCTTGCTCGCAAGGATCGGGGCCAGTACTCGGACGTCGGCCATCTTCCAGGAGCGTCCGGTGAACGTCGGGGTGCCGAACGGATGCTCGGCGATCTCCTTGGCGACGGCGTCGTCGCCGACCCCTTCGACGGACACGAAAGCCACTCCGTCGGGACTCGCAATTCGACCTAAGCGCATGTGCAGACATTAGCGCACCGCCGATCCCACCCGTTGGGAGCCGAGTTGGGGCATGACACACCCGGTTCTAGAATATGGGCAGCCTGTTCCACATCATGAGACCGCGTGCCGCCGTGAGCGAGTCTTCGAGGGGGGTTTCGCATGGGTGTCACCGCCGATATCTCCACCGCCAGAAGGTGGGTCATCCTCGGCTGCTCCCTACTCGCCGCGCTGACCACCACGTGTGTCGTCAGTGGTATCGCATATCTGATTCCGGCCCTGCACACCGACGCCGGACTCACGCTGACCGCCGCGTCGACGCTCGCCGCGGTCCCGGTCATCGGGTTGACGGCGGCCACCATCGGGTGGGGAATCCTGTTGGACCGCTACGGCGAACGACGCATCCTGCTGCTGTCGCTGTCCATCTCACTGATCGGGGCGACCGGCGCAGCCGTCGCCGCAGCCGTCTGCGCGTCCTATGTCGTCGTGGGCGCCGCACTGCTGGTGGGAGGAATCGGCTCCGGAGCCGCCAACGGGGCGAGTGGCCGGATCGTGGTCGGCTGGTTCCCCGCCCACCAGCGTGGGACCGCCATGGGCATCCGGCAGATGGCGCAGCCACTGGGGATCGGCGTGTGCGCGCTCACCATGCCGGTCATCGCGGCAGGCAAGGGACCTGCTGCCGCACTGGCGATCCCGGCGATCGTGACCGCCGCAGGCCTCATCGCAGTGATGGTCGGCATCACCGACCCACCACGGCCACAGCACCGTGCGGCATCCGACGAGCCCGCCCACGCACCGTCGAACCCCTACCGCGGCAGCCTGTTCCTCGCGCGCGTGCACACCGTCAGCATGCTGCTGGTGATACCGCAGTCGATGATGTGGACCTTCATACCGACCTGGCTGATCGTGGCACACGAGTGGTCTCCCGCCGGTGCCGGAATCCTGATCACGGTGTCGCAGGTGACCGGGGCGCTCGGCCGGATCGTCGCGGGCAGATGGTCGGACGCGTGGCTGTCGCGGATGCGTCCGGTCCGGGTGATCGCCGTGGCCGGGGTGGCCTCCATGTGCGCTCTCGCACTTGCAGATTGGTTCGACAGTCCGCTCGCGCCGGCACTGATGACGGTGGCGTGCGTGATCTCTGTCGCCGACAACGGCCTGGCGTTCACGGCGATCGCCGAGTTCGCCGGACCCGAGTGGAGCGGACGCGGACTGGCCGTACAGAACACCGGCCAGTATCTGGTGACCGCGGCCACCACCCCGGCGCTGGGGGCGCTGATCGCCGCGATCGGGTTCCCGGTCGCCTTCGCCGTGACCGCTCTCGCGCCACTGATCGCCGCGCCCCTGGTGCCCCGCGATCCGCCGCTGCGAGCCGGCGAACCCGTCGACGCCTGAATCCGACGCAAACCCGCCGGCGACCGCCGGTGCACCACCCATGCACTGATGGCGGAACCCACCGCCCGATTCGGGGTGGTGGGTTCCGCCATCAGTGGTGGATCCGCGTAGCGGAACTCTCAGCTCAGGCGTTTGCGGATTCGCGTGCCGATCTCGGCGGTGCTGAACGTTCCGCTCCGGTCGGCGAGGTCCTCGGTGACCGCCTTCTCGATCCGCGCGGCGGCGTCCCGCTCGCCGAGGTGCTCGAGAAGCAACGCGACCGACAGGATCGCGGCGGTCGGATCGGCCTTGCCCTGACCCGCGATGTCGGGGGCCGAACCGTGCACGGGCTCGAACATGGACGGGTTGGCGCCGGTGGCGTCGATGTTGCCCGATGCGGCCAGCCCGATGCCGCCGCTCACCGCGGCCGCGATGTCGGTGATGATGTCGCCGAACAGGTTGTCGGTGACGATCACGTCGAAGCGGCCGGGATCGGTGACCAGATAGATGGTGGCCGCGTCGACGTGGCAGTAATCGGTGGACACGTCGGGGAACTCGGCGCCGATCTCGGCGACCGCGCGACTCCACATCGACCCGGCGAAGGTCAGCACGTTGGTCTTGTGGACCAACGTCAGCTTCTTACGGCGTTGCTGCGCACGCTGGAATGCGTTGCGCACCACTCGTTCCACGCCGAAGCGGGTGTTGACGCTCACCTCGGTGGCCACCTCGTGCGGGGTGCCGACGCGGATCGCTCCACCGTTGCCGGTGTACGGACCCTCGGTGCCCTCGCGCACGACGACGAAGTCGATGTCGGGGTCACCGGCGAGAGGCGAGGAGACACCGGGGAATCGGCGCGACGGCCGCAGGTTGACGTGATGATCCAGCGCGAACCGCATGGTGAGCAGCAGGCCGCGCTCCAGGACTCCCGAGGGCACCGACGGATCGCCGATGGCGCCGAGCAGGATCGCATCGTGGCGGCGAAGCGATTCGAGGTCGTCCTCGGTCAGCAGCTCTCCGTTGCGGTGATAGCGGCGCGCACCGAGATCGAACTCGGTGGTGCTCACCGCCGGTACGACCGCCTCGAGGACGCCCAGCGCCTCGGTGATGACCTCGGGTCCGATGCCGTCGCCGGCGATGACTGCGAGTTTCACGACAGGTCGACCTGTTCGATCAGGGTGGCCGAGACGGCGTCGCCGATCGCGGTGACGACATCGTCGTCGAGCGCACTGCTGACCCGCAGCATCATCGTGGCACCACCACCCTCGGCGTCCTGCGACAGGCCTGCTGCGAGGATGTCGATCCCGGCCTCGCCGAGCAGGGTGCCGATCTTGCCGAGCGAACCCGGCTGATCGTCGTAGCTGACGACGAGGTTGTGACCCTCGGCGCGGAGATCGAAGTTGCGTCCGTTGATGTTGACGATCTTCTCCACCTGGCGCGGCCCGGACAGGGTGCCCGAGACGTTGTGCACCGAGCCGTCGGCGAAGACTGCCTTCACGTCGACGACGCTGCGGTGGTTGGGGCTCTCCGGTGCGGTGGTCACCTCGCTGGTGACGCCGCGTCCCTCGGCGACGGCCGGGGCGTTGACGAAGGTGACCGGCTCGTCGAGCACGGCCGAGAACAGGCCGCGCAGCGCCGAGAGTCCGAGTACCTCGACATTGTTGGCGGCGAGCTCGCCGCGCACGTCGACCACCAGCGAGGTCGGCGGCTCCTTGCTGATGGCGCCGACGAGGACACCGGCCTTGCGGGCCACCTCGAGCCAGGGCGCGACCTCTTCGTCCACGGCACCGCCGGTGATGTTGACGGCGTCGGGCACGAAGTGACCGGCCAGTGCCAGACGCACGCTCTTGGCGACGTCTGTGCCGGCGCGGTCCTGGGCCTCACTCGTCGAGGCCCCCAGGTGCGGGGTCACCACGACCTGCGGGAGGTCGAACAGCGGCGAGTCGGTGCACGGCTCGGTGGCGAAGACGTCGAGGCCTGCGGCACGGACCTGTCCGGACTTGATGGCGTCGGCCAGCGCCTGCTCGTCGATGAGCCCGCCGCGGGCGGCGTTGACGATGACCACGCCCTTCTTGGTGCGGGCGAGCTGCTCGGCGCCGATCAGGCCGAGCGTCTCCGGGGTCTTGGGCAGGTGCACGGTGATGAAGTCGGCGCGCTCGAGGAGCTCGTCGAGCGACACCAGCTCGATGCCCAGCTGCGCCGCACGCGCGGGCGAGACGTAGGGGTCGTAGGCGATGACGTGGGTCTCGAAAGCGGCCAGACGAGCCGCCACGAGCTGACCGATCCGGCCGAGCCCGACGACGCCGACGGTCTTGTCGAAGATCTCGACGCCGTTGAACGACGAACGCTTCCAGGTCTTCTCACGCAGGGTCGCATCGGCGGCCGGGATCTGGCGCGCCGCCGACATCAGCAGGGCGACCGCATGCTCGGCGGCGGTGTGGATGTTGGAGGTGGGCGCGTTGACCACCATGACGCCGCGCTCGGTGGCCGCGGGAACGTCGACGTTGTCGAGACCGACTCCGGCGCGTGCGATGATCTTCAGCTTCTTGCCCGCGTCGAGCACCTCCGCGTCGACGGTCGTCGCGGAACGCACGAGGATCGCGTCGGCGTCGGCGACCGCCTCGAGCAGCTTGGGACGATCTGGGCCGTCGACCCATCGCACCTCGACACCGTCACCGAGTGCTTCCACGGTGGACGGCGCCAGCTTGTCGGCGATGAGTACAACCGGTCGGCCAGCAGAGCTCACAGTCTTTTCTCCAGGTTCGGGGCATACGATTTTTCACCAACGACGGTGCGGAGAGGTCGTCGACGTCTCCTGACGACAGCTTAGAGGTGTGGTACACGCCGTCGAGGAGGCGGTCTACCCCGAAACCCCAGGCGAGTCCGCGTTGCTGGGTAGAGTGTGACGGGCATTACGGATAGGTTGCCCTGAGCATCACAGAAGTGTTGCAAAGCGACCCCGGGTCGATCCCACGCCGGCGCGAATGGCGATGGCGCCCGGTACGGTGTGCTTGGCCGACTGCCGATATGGCCCGGCAGGCATTTCGGTGCCCTGAACTGAGAAGTGGAGTGCGGATGACGAAGAAGCTGACAGTACTGTTGGCGGTTTTGGCTGCGACGGTGCTGGCCGGCTGGGGAGGGGGCGTCGCGGTCGCCGCACCGGCGAAGATCTTCCTCGGGGGTGGTTCGGGAATCCTGGTGCTCAAGGGTGGCAACTCCGCGGCGGCGTGCACGCTCACCACAATCGGCCGGTCGAAGACCAACAAGCTCATCGGCGTCACCGCCGGGCACTGTGGCAACCCCGGCCAGAAGGTCTACTCGGAGACCTTCCAGGACCGCGGTCAGGCCGGCACCATCACCTACTCGGCACCCGACCTCGACATGGCGGTCATCGAGTTCAACCAGTCGCGGGTGGTGCCGCTGCGCACGGTGCGCGGAGTGACGATCCGCTCGGTCGATCCCCGTCCGCTCGCGTTCCCGACCATCGCCTGCAAGGAAGGCCGGACCACCGGCAACACCTGCGGCATCGCGTGGTTCTCCGACGGCGACATCCACGTCAGTCAGATGTGCGTGATCGAAGGCGACTCCGGCAGTCCGGTGGTCGTCGGTGATCGCCTCGTCGGCATGGTCAACGCCTACTACTTCCTGGGATGCATCGGGCCGGAGACCGGCACCAACATCAAGCCGATCCTCAACCGGATCGGGTCGCTCGACGCCTACAAGGGGTTCCGGGTCGCCTGACGACTCCGAGTCCCAGCCCCAACCGACGCCCCGGATGACTTGTCATCCGGGGCGTCGTGCTGTGTGCACCGGCGATCTGCGTTAGCCCGATCGATCGAGATTCTCCCGTATTCGGGCACTCCGCCGGCGATCGTGCGATCTTTGGACGCGTCGCGGCCCGGGCGCTCCGAGCGCCGCGCGGAGGAGGCGACATGAGCACGGTCGGCACGCCGTCGCCGGACGCCACATCGCGACTCGGGCTCGTCATCCTCGCCATGACGGTCGGCAACGCGGTCATCCTGGTCAGCCAGACGGCCGTTCCCCTCGCCCTGCCGGCGATCATGGACGAGTTCGGTGTCGGTTCCAGCAGTGTGCAGTGGGTCCCGACCGCGAGTCTGTTGCCGCTCGCCGGGCTCATGGTCCTCGGCGGCAGACTCGGCGACCTCTTCGGCCTTCGACGGGTGTTCACCCTCGGTTCCATCGTTTTCGCAGCCGCATCGCTGGCCGCCGGGCTGGCCCCACATTCGAATTCCTGGTGGCGACGCGCGCCATCCAAGGCGTCGGCGGCGCCCTGTTGCTGCCCACATCGGTGGCGATCGTGTCGGCGGTGGCCGGCGAACGGGACGCGGGCCGGGCACTCGGCACGCTCGGTGGTGCCGCGGCAGTCGCCGGTGCGCTCGGCCCGATCATCGGCGGCACACTGACCGGCGCACTCGGCTGGCGTTTCGTGATGCTGGTGAACGTGCCGCTCGCCGTGGCGTCGACGGCCATCGCGCTGCTGGTCGTTCGACGCGACCCGGCGCGCACCGAACGTCCGCGCGTGGACGTCGTCGGCGCGGTGTTGCTGAGCATCACGCTGATCGGCGTGGTGTTCGGGATCGGACAGTCGCAGGTGTGGAATTGGGGTTCGCCCGGAGTGTGGCTGCCGTTGCTGGCCGCCGCGGTCGCCGCGGTGATCTTCGTCGTCGTCGAACGCCGCATCGCTGTTCCGCTGATGGACCTGCGATTGCTGGCCCGGCACCGCAACTACGCCGGTGCGACCATCAGCCAGGGTTTGGGCGGCATGATCGAGATGGGACTCGGTGTGATCTTCCCGCTGCTGCTCATCCTCAACCTCGGGATGGCCCCCGCGACAGCCGGTCTCGCCTTGTTGCCGACGACGCTGCCCATGGTTGTCGTCGCCCCGCTCGCGGGCCGGTGGTACGACAGGGTCGGCGGCCGGACACCGCTGATGACCGGTTTCGGGCTCCTCGGCCTGGCGGGCGTCGCCTTGATGGTGGCGGTACCCACCCATTCGTTCGTCCTGCTCATCCCTGGACTGACCCTGTACGGCATCGGCCTGGCCATCGTGCTGACGGTCAACGACCCGGTGTCCCTCGATTCGGGTCCGGCCGAACACCACGGCCAGGTGTCCGGGGTGTCGGCGACGGCCGAACAGTTCGGCGGGGCACTGGGTATCGCGGCGTTCTACCTCGTGTTCCATTCCGCGTACGTGAAAGAGCTGCACTCGCGCATCGACGGCTCCCCGCTACCCGATCTGACCGACGGGCAGTACGAGAAGATGCGGGACGACATCGAGGCCGCCGAGCAGACGGGGCTGCATCCGGACCACTTCGATCCGGAGTTCACCGGCTATCTGTCGAGTGCGCTCGACGCGGCGACCTTCGCCCAGGTGCTCACCTTCGGCGTGACCGCCGGCGTCGCCGTCCTCGGTGCTGTCGCGACCGGACTTCTGGTTCGTCGAGCGCCGGGCAACCCGATCGACATGACGAGCCCCGAAAAGGTGTTTGCCGCAGGGGCGGTCGTGGGCAGCGCTTCCCGGCTCGACCATTCCCATCTGCACAGGACTCGCGGCCACTCCTCGGCCCCGGCGCCGCGCGACCCGGCCTGACCGGTCTCTCGTACGTCCCCGAACACCACAGTGGCCGTCAGCGCATCTGGTCAGCGGGCCGGCTTAACCGTTGTCCCCCAACGCGTTATTGTCGCGATCGCCCGCCACGCGAACCCTGCTGGTCCTACCGACCGCTGTCGATGAACACCACGTCGCGCTTCGGCCATGATCCGATCCGTTCGGCGTCAATGCGAGTGATGTCTGCCCATGGAAACGACGTCTGCGACGAAGTCCGATTGAGCATCAGGGCACCTATGTCCAAGGTGATCCTCGGCGGTCCATGCTTATTCCGCGCATACTCGCCGTAGATCGCAGCGACGACAATGATGCCGACCGCCACTGGGAAGAAAGCCCTCTGACCAGGTGTCAGCGACAGATCGAGCTTCCCCATCGGGATGAACACCGCCCACGGCAAGCGGACCTCCCGACGTTGCGCCTTACCTCCGAGATCGGCTGTCAGAAGAGCCGAAGCAGCGTCGTCGGTTTGATTCGCCAGCGAACGGAGCACACCTGGATCTACCCGCATCACACCCCCACTCATGGTCGAAATTGACGGTAGCTGTGAACCGCTCCATAGAGTCGAAGACAATCCACAGCCGATCCGGATTCGACGACGCCGCCCCCAACAGACGATCGGCCCCTGGGACGAATCCCAGGGGCCGATCGTGAGAAATGCTACGACTCAGGCGGTTTCGGTGATCGGACGATCCACCCAGCTCATCAGGTCGCGCAGCTTCTTGCCGGTGACCTCGATCGGGTGCTCGGCGTTCTCCTTGCGCAGGCCCTCGAGCTCCTTGTTGCCGCCCTCGACATTGGCGACGAGGCGCTTGACGAAGGTGCCGTCCTGGATGTCGGTGAGGATGCCGCGCATGCGCTCCTTGGTGTCGGCGTCGATGACCCGCGGACCGGAGATGTAGCCGCCGAACTCGGCGGTGTCCGACACCGAGTAGTTCATGCGGGCGATGCCACCCTCGTACATGAGGTCGACGATGAGCTTGAGCTCGTGCAGCACCTCGAAGTAGGCCATCTCGGGGGCGTAGCCGGCCTCGACCATGACCTCGAAGCCGGTCTTGACGAGTTCCTCGGTGCCACCGCAGAGTACGGCCTGCTCGCCGAAGAGGTCGGTCTCGGTCTCTTCCTTGAAGGTGGTCTTGATGATCCCGGCGCGGCCGCCGCCGATGGCGCTGGCGTAGCTGAGTGCGAGGGCCTGGCCCTCACCCTTCGGGTCCTGGTCGACCGCGATGAGCGCGGGAACGCCCTTGCCGTCGACGAACTGGCGACGGACGAGGTGACCCGGGCCCTTCGGTGCGACCATCGCGACGGTCACGTTCTCCGGCGCCTTGATGAGGCCGAAGTGGATGTTGAGTCCGTGGCCGAAGAACAGCGCGTCGCCGTCCTTCAGGTTCGGCTCGATGTCCTCGGTGAAGATCTTCGCCTGCGAGGTGTCGGGGGCGAGAACCATGATGACGTCGGCCCACTCGGCAGCCTCGGCCGCGGTCAGCACCTTGAGACCCTGCTCCTCGGCCTTGGCCTTGGACTTGGAACCCTCGCGGAGACCGATCACGACGTCGACGCCGGAGTCGCGCAGAGACAGCGAGTGCGCATGGCCCTGGCTGCCGTAGCCGATCACCGCGACCTTGCGACCCTGGATGATCGACAGATCTGCGTCGTCGTCGTAGAACAGTTCGATGGCCACTGTGTTTCCCTTCGATATGTGGTGCCCCCGGCGAACGCGTTGGCGTTCAAGGGGCTTCGTAATTCTCTTGTCGCCGGCGGCGGCACCGGTCGGTGCCGCCGTCAGCGGGGTCTGTCTGTCAGCGGTTGGCCGACATGCTCTTCGGCCCTCGACCGAGGGTCACCGCACCCGACTGCGCGATCTCACGGATACCGTACGGATCGAGCATCCGCAGAAGCGCCTCGAGCTTCTCCGATGTGCCCGTCGCCTCGATGGTGAGCGACTCCGGCGACACGTCGATGACCTTGGCGCGGAACAGGTTCACCACCTCGATGACCTCGGTGCGCACCGTGGAGTCGGAGCGGACCTTGACCATCATCAACTCGCGGGACACCGAACTGCCCGGGTCCTGCTCGACGATCTTGATCACGTTGATCAGCTTGTTGAGCTGCTTGGTGACCTGCTCGAGCGGGAAATCCTCGACTCTGACCATGATCGTCATCCGCGAGGTGCCCTTGAGCTCGGTCGGTCCGACGGCCAGCGACTCGATGTTGAAGCCTCGCCGCGAGAACAACGCCGACACGCGGGCCAGGACGCCGGGGCGGTCCTCGACCAGGACGCTGAGGGTATGAGTGGTGCTCACTGCTCGTCCTTCTTTGAGGCAGCCGTGCTGGGTGCGGCCGCGTCGTCCTTCTGGATGGTCTCGTGGATCTCGGCCGGGTCGGCCGCCGCGTCGTCGTCGAACAGCGGACGGATGTTGCGTGCGGCCATGATCTCGTCGTTGCCGGTGCCCGCGGCGACCATCGGCCACACCTGGGCGTCCTTGCCGACGATGAAGTCGATGACCACGGGACGGTCGTTGATCGCACGTGCCTGGGCGATGACGTCGTCGACGTCCTCTTCACGCTCGACGCGGAAGGCCACGCAGCCCAGCGCCTCGGCGAGCTTGACGAAGTCCGGGATCATCCGCGAATGCGTCGACAGATCGGTGCTGGAGTAACGCTCGTCGTAGAACAGCGTCTGCCACTGCCGGACCATGCCCAGGTTGCCGTTGTTGATCAGGGCGACCTTGATCGGGATGCCC
It contains:
- the serA gene encoding phosphoglycerate dehydrogenase, encoding MSSAGRPVVLIADKLAPSTVEALGDGVEVRWVDGPDRPKLLEAVADADAILVRSATTVDAEVLDAGKKLKIIARAGVGLDNVDVPAATERGVMVVNAPTSNIHTAAEHAVALLMSAARQIPAADATLREKTWKRSSFNGVEIFDKTVGVVGLGRIGQLVAARLAAFETHVIAYDPYVSPARAAQLGIELVSLDELLERADFITVHLPKTPETLGLIGAEQLARTKKGVVIVNAARGGLIDEQALADAIKSGQVRAAGLDVFATEPCTDSPLFDLPQVVVTPHLGASTSEAQDRAGTDVAKSVRLALAGHFVPDAVNITGGAVDEEVAPWLEVARKAGVLVGAISKEPPTSLVVDVRGELAANNVEVLGLSALRGLFSAVLDEPVTFVNAPAVAEGRGVTSEVTTAPESPNHRSVVDVKAVFADGSVHNVSGTLSGPRQVEKIVNINGRNFDLRAEGHNLVVSYDDQPGSLGKIGTLLGEAGIDILAAGLSQDAEGGGATMMLRVSSALDDDVVTAIGDAVSATLIEQVDLS
- a CDS encoding fumarylacetoacetate hydrolase family protein; protein product: MRLGRIASPDGVAFVSVEGVGDDAVAKEIAEHPFGTPTFTGRSWKMADVRVLAPILASKVICIGKNYAAHAAEMGGEAPDTPVIFLKPNTSIIGPEVPIVRPPSSERVDYEGELAIVIGRPCKDVKAAQAKDVILGYTVANDVTARDQQKADGQWTRAKGYDTFCPLGPWIETDFDPTDAELVTELDGEVKQRTRTSLMLHDIGAIVEWITRVMTLLPGDVILTGTPEGVGPMVAGQRVSVTVDGIGTLSNPVVDK
- a CDS encoding alpha/beta fold hydrolase encodes the protein MTAPNTAHVNGIDISYSLVGSGPLVVMVMGTGSPGRVWKAHQEPALVKAGFTVVTFDNRGIAPSSECAEGFTLDDMVADTAALIEHLGRGPAIVIGTSLGGRITQELALARPDVVKAAVLLATYGRNTPMQEAISAGERALYDNKIKLPPEYEAAITAHLNLSPHTLDDDRAARDWLDIIGFSPQVVTPGVRAQLELHNHEADRLAKYRGISRPTLVVGFADDRTLPPKLAREVAEAIPGAEYLEIERAGHFGYLEQPAEVNRVLVDFCGRHRA
- a CDS encoding serine protease, which translates into the protein MTKKLTVLLAVLAATVLAGWGGGVAVAAPAKIFLGGGSGILVLKGGNSAAACTLTTIGRSKTNKLIGVTAGHCGNPGQKVYSETFQDRGQAGTITYSAPDLDMAVIEFNQSRVVPLRTVRGVTIRSVDPRPLAFPTIACKEGRTTGNTCGIAWFSDGDIHVSQMCVIEGDSGSPVVVGDRLVGMVNAYYFLGCIGPETGTNIKPILNRIGSLDAYKGFRVA
- a CDS encoding 3-isopropylmalate dehydrogenase, giving the protein MKLAVIAGDGIGPEVITEALGVLEAVVPAVSTTEFDLGARRYHRNGELLTEDDLESLRRHDAILLGAIGDPSVPSGVLERGLLLTMRFALDHHVNLRPSRRFPGVSSPLAGDPDIDFVVVREGTEGPYTGNGGAIRVGTPHEVATEVSVNTRFGVERVVRNAFQRAQQRRKKLTLVHKTNVLTFAGSMWSRAVAEIGAEFPDVSTDYCHVDAATIYLVTDPGRFDVIVTDNLFGDIITDIAAAVSGGIGLAASGNIDATGANPSMFEPVHGSAPDIAGQGKADPTAAILSVALLLEHLGERDAAARIEKAVTEDLADRSGTFSTAEIGTRIRKRLS
- a CDS encoding MFS transporter; the encoded protein is MGVTADISTARRWVILGCSLLAALTTTCVVSGIAYLIPALHTDAGLTLTAASTLAAVPVIGLTAATIGWGILLDRYGERRILLLSLSISLIGATGAAVAAAVCASYVVVGAALLVGGIGSGAANGASGRIVVGWFPAHQRGTAMGIRQMAQPLGIGVCALTMPVIAAGKGPAAALAIPAIVTAAGLIAVMVGITDPPRPQHRAASDEPAHAPSNPYRGSLFLARVHTVSMLLVIPQSMMWTFIPTWLIVAHEWSPAGAGILITVSQVTGALGRIVAGRWSDAWLSRMRPVRVIAVAGVASMCALALADWFDSPLAPALMTVACVISVADNGLAFTAIAEFAGPEWSGRGLAVQNTGQYLVTAATTPALGALIAAIGFPVAFAVTALAPLIAAPLVPRDPPLRAGEPVDA
- the ilvN gene encoding acetolactate synthase small subunit — its product is MSTTHTLSVLVEDRPGVLARVSALFSRRGFNIESLAVGPTELKGTSRMTIMVRVEDFPLEQVTKQLNKLINVIKIVEQDPGSSVSRELMMVKVRSDSTVRTEVIEVVNLFRAKVIDVSPESLTIEATGTSEKLEALLRMLDPYGIREIAQSGAVTLGRGPKSMSANR
- the ilvC gene encoding ketol-acid reductoisomerase, yielding MAIELFYDDDADLSIIQGRKVAVIGYGSQGHAHSLSLRDSGVDVVIGLREGSKSKAKAEEQGLKVLTAAEAAEWADVIMVLAPDTSQAKIFTEDIEPNLKDGDALFFGHGLNIHFGLIKAPENVTVAMVAPKGPGHLVRRQFVDGKGVPALIAVDQDPKGEGQALALSYASAIGGGRAGIIKTTFKEETETDLFGEQAVLCGGTEELVKTGFEVMVEAGYAPEMAYFEVLHELKLIVDLMYEGGIARMNYSVSDTAEFGGYISGPRVIDADTKERMRGILTDIQDGTFVKRLVANVEGGNKELEGLRKENAEHPIEVTGKKLRDLMSWVDRPITETA